The following proteins come from a genomic window of Lytechinus pictus isolate F3 Inbred chromosome 1, Lp3.0, whole genome shotgun sequence:
- the LOC129263421 gene encoding uncharacterized protein LOC129263421, with amino-acid sequence MSPIPKANEPGNNPQSTKEGDELEPPPQDYNSVLNAGDMSSEEEDSDDGGGAEMGGDSQYGGYQLLMQDPEHADDDSEDGDEDSEEMSSAEPQSGATGNLDDEIEQDLPHPHSQDSHTNTANDPSKPNLPTHLAKLLPSANPSPDAASEVMHTDTRVTLEQRKEKMAGDDQIRAAMAGISLPMAAVPSWARAVDESDWKEQLVSRIQCKHEKQPLRTATHSKGTSTKR; translated from the exons ATGAGCCCAATCCCCAAAGCTAACGAGCCAGGAAACAATCCCCAGTCCACAAAAGAGGGAGATGAGCTAGAGCCACCGCCCCAGGATTACAACTCTGTGTTGAATGCAG GTGATATGAGCAGTGAGGAGgaagatagtgatgatggtggaggAGCTGAGATGGGAGGAGATTCACAATATGGGGGCTATCAACTCTTGATGCAGGACCCAGAG CATGCGGATGATGACAGTGAAGATGGAGATGAAGATAGTGAAGAGATGTCCTCTGCTGAACCTCAGTCAGGTGCCACAGGAAACCTCGATGATGAGATAGAACAAGACCTGCCTCACCCACATTCCCAAGACAGTCACACCAACACAGCCAATGACCCATCCAAACCAAACCTTCCCACCCATCTTGCCAAACTCCTTCCATCAGCCAACCCCTCCCCAGATGCTGCCAGTGAGGTCATGCACACCGACACACGAGTTACGCTTGAAcagaggaaagaaaagatggcCGGCGATGACCAGATCCGAGCTGCAATGGCGGGAATTTCCTTACCGATGGCAGCCGTCCCATCATGGGCCAGGGCAGTGGATGAGAGTGACTGGAAAGAACAATTAGTTTCTAGAATACAGTGCAAGCATGAGAAACAACCGCTAAGGACTGCAACTCATTCGAAGGGGACCAGTACAAAGAGATGA